The nucleotide sequence GGGCGAGAGCGGTGTCGGTAAGGAGCTGCTGGCCCAGGCCCTCCATCAAATGGGCCCTCGTCGCAAAGCACCCTTCATACCCGTGAACTGCGGCGCTATCTCCGTGAATCTCCTCGACAGCGAATTCTTCGGGCACGAGCGAGGTGCTTTTACCGGAGCGATCGCATCGCGCGAGGGACTGCTCGCGGCCTCGGACAAAGGCACCTTGTTCCTCGACGAGGTGAGCGAGCTTCCTTCACAAGTTCAGGCAGCTCTGCTTCGGGTGTTGGAGACGGGCGAGTTGCGTGCTGTCGGGCGGGACGATGTTAGGAAAATCGAGATTCGGATCGTCGCTGCAACGAATTCGCGCCTTGAGAACCTCGTTGATCGCGGGCTCTTCCGCCAAGACCTCTTTTATAGGCTCAACGGTATTCGCGTCACAATTCCTCCGCTCCGCGACCGCGAGGAGGACATCAGGGCATTGTTCCGCTACTTCTGGTCGCAAGCCACCGCAACGGCAAAGAAGCAACTCACGATCGAAGATGGGGTCGAGACGGTGCTCTGCGCGTACAACTGGCCCGGCAACGCGCGCGAGCTTCGGCACGAGATTGGTCGGGTTGTCGCACTCGCACCTGATAAATCCTTGGTCCAAAGTGAGGCGTTTCTACCCCAGGTCCTGCGAAAGGATATCGCCTCCCTTCGGAGGGATCGCGAGCGGCGGGACGAGGCGGCTGAGGAGCGCCAGTTGATCCTCTCGGCCTTACGTGCCCATCACGGGAATAAGGCTGAGGCGGCCCGCAGCCTGGGCGGGATGAAGCGCACGACCCTCATTTACAAGATTGAGCGCCTGGGTATTCGGCCAGAAGAGTACCAAGCTAAGAAGTAGCTGCACCCCCACCATTTTCGCCAATTTACTTTTGCTCAATAGATTAGCAGCTTCCTCTGGCCCTTTCGGCGCCTTCCGCCTCGTGCGCCAATTCCCGCTTCGTTTGGCCTTCGCGAGCCAACTTACCTAATCCATTGTCCCGTATCCAGTAAACCTCCAAATCCAACGCGAGTCACATCGACCGCCGCTGTCGCGGGCGGGGATTCCCCCAATAACCGGCGAGGTCGAGATGCTGGTCGA is from Candidatus Eisenbacteria bacterium and encodes:
- a CDS encoding sigma-54-dependent Fis family transcriptional regulator, whose protein sequence is MAHREAGNSKKALRLADEGIDLGRQYEILYELGRTLAWAGETRLQSPSPDEQAHGRRQLWEARAIFERMGLSQWIRSVDRLLGFESQPEAVPGEASLPGLENLGDLDRGALRFGIVTCNRQVSEAVEILQSVAPSQIPVLITGESGVGKELLAQALHQMGPRRKAPFIPVNCGAISVNLLDSEFFGHERGAFTGAIASREGLLAASDKGTLFLDEVSELPSQVQAALLRVLETGELRAVGRDDVRKIEIRIVAATNSRLENLVDRGLFRQDLFYRLNGIRVTIPPLRDREEDIRALFRYFWSQATATAKKQLTIEDGVETVLCAYNWPGNARELRHEIGRVVALAPDKSLVQSEAFLPQVLRKDIASLRRDRERRDEAAEERQLILSALRAHHGNKAEAARSLGGMKRTTLIYKIERLGIRPEEYQAKK